The Pedobacter roseus genome contains a region encoding:
- a CDS encoding RagB/SusD family nutrient uptake outer membrane protein, which translates to MKKIKIKLLAFMALCLVFLLPVGCKKGFFDAVPDNLVTVDGVFQNRSQTERWLAGLYSSIPDPWDMPYNYITSITADEMDASNWTNPPINSGALNADQNSSGMNAFYEKIRLCTIFLENIDRNEEIKALANGADLIKQYKGEAQFLRAYYYWIFMKQVGPVVIAPLKASTPEDNFQIPRSSWDECVAFVLSQMTEAESKLPLNNYINGTSDLDVTKAGRINKIIVAAVKSQILLYHASPLFNGNTELSDFKNLDGKQLFNQSYDATRWKAASDAAKAAIDLAEANGKGIYKVTSTTPFRAAFLSCRDLYWSGWKTEGIWLRTSTAISGSWEASASPRSTQGTGYNGLGVVQSLVDDFRMADGNNITTSAIYKENTYTSTANEYYVAGTNTMYTNREPRFYADVTFNGAVNPGVAKTGANNARVEFFNTGTSGKAGVPRDWPKTGYTARKNIHPTFSMNPYVTVARPAMLIRLAELYLNYAEALNESDPGNPDVLKYLNLIRTRGGLPELANGISQSDLRNQIRLERRIELCYEGGNRYYDVRRWKIPNQQGSNQGGAFYGMNMDAGTSLSDPNFHVRTIAFTRAIWQRKFYFLPYGQNEMDRNKQLVQFPGY; encoded by the coding sequence ATGAAAAAAATTAAGATAAAATTACTGGCATTTATGGCATTATGCTTGGTTTTTTTACTGCCTGTGGGCTGTAAAAAAGGTTTCTTTGATGCTGTGCCCGATAACCTGGTTACAGTTGACGGGGTATTTCAAAACAGGTCTCAAACCGAAAGGTGGCTGGCCGGATTGTATTCTTCCATTCCCGATCCATGGGATATGCCCTACAACTACATTACTTCTATTACTGCCGATGAAATGGATGCCAGTAACTGGACCAACCCACCAATAAACAGTGGTGCGCTAAATGCCGATCAGAATTCGTCGGGAATGAATGCTTTTTACGAAAAAATCAGGTTATGTACCATATTTTTAGAAAACATCGACCGTAACGAAGAGATCAAGGCACTTGCAAACGGAGCTGATTTAATTAAACAATATAAAGGCGAAGCACAGTTTTTACGCGCTTATTACTATTGGATATTTATGAAACAGGTTGGTCCGGTGGTAATTGCACCATTAAAAGCATCAACTCCTGAAGATAACTTCCAGATTCCGAGAAGCTCCTGGGATGAGTGTGTGGCTTTTGTGCTCTCACAGATGACCGAAGCCGAAAGTAAACTACCGTTGAACAACTATATCAATGGCACTTCTGATCTGGATGTGACTAAAGCGGGCAGAATAAACAAGATTATTGTGGCAGCGGTAAAATCGCAGATATTATTATATCACGCCAGCCCCTTGTTTAACGGAAATACAGAGCTATCAGACTTTAAAAATTTAGATGGCAAACAACTGTTCAATCAAAGTTACGATGCAACGAGGTGGAAAGCTGCTTCAGATGCAGCAAAAGCTGCCATCGATCTGGCAGAAGCAAACGGAAAGGGAATTTACAAGGTAACCAGCACTACACCCTTCAGGGCGGCATTTTTATCGTGCAGGGATTTATATTGGAGTGGCTGGAAAACGGAAGGGATCTGGTTGAGAACATCAACAGCAATATCAGGTTCCTGGGAAGCTTCGGCTTCGCCACGTTCTACCCAGGGAACAGGTTATAATGGCCTTGGTGTAGTGCAGAGCCTTGTGGATGATTTTAGAATGGCCGATGGAAATAACATCACCACCAGTGCCATTTATAAAGAAAATACCTATACCTCAACAGCAAACGAATATTATGTGGCAGGTACCAATACCATGTACACCAACCGGGAGCCGCGTTTTTATGCAGATGTTACCTTCAATGGGGCTGTAAATCCGGGAGTGGCCAAAACTGGTGCAAATAATGCCAGGGTTGAATTTTTTAATACAGGAACTTCTGGTAAAGCAGGTGTACCGAGAGATTGGCCAAAAACAGGATATACCGCCAGAAAAAATATCCACCCAACATTTAGTATGAATCCTTATGTTACCGTGGCTCGTCCGGCGATGTTGATCAGACTGGCAGAATTGTATTTAAACTATGCTGAGGCACTGAACGAATCAGACCCGGGTAACCCTGATGTGCTGAAATACCTTAACCTGATCAGAACCCGTGGTGGATTGCCTGAACTGGCTAATGGGATAAGCCAAAGCGATTTACGCAATCAGATCAGGCTGGAAAGAAGGATTGAACTCTGTTACGAAGGTGGCAACAGGTATTATGATGTGCGCAGATGGAAAATTCCAAATCAACAGGGATCAAACCAGGGTGGTGCATTTTATGGAATGAACATGGATGCAGGTACAAGTTTATCCGATCCTAATTTTCATGTCCGTACCATTGCCTTTACCAGGGCCATCTGGCAGCGTAAATTTTACTTCCTTCCTTATGGTCAGAATGAAATGGACAGAAATAAGCAATTGGTTCAATTTCCAGGTTATTAA